taataaatgaattattaatAGTTGTTTTATTCCATCAACTTCTAATATTTGTAGGACATTCCTTCCTTATATAAGAGGGGTAGTGTATTTTTGTCCTAAACCTCTATATTCACTTTCTCAAATCAACTTTAGGAATTATAGTTCCTAAATCTACTAGTATATCCAACCAAATAAATAAGCTTATATCTAATTACAATTCTATTACATACCAATTCatattacataattatttCATTCATAATTAACTTCATTACATTGAATCAAACTAGCATTAAGGCTCGCaatatttacatatttctTGGATTATTTAGGTTATTCCTTATTAATTCAAGAGGTTTAGGATTCGAACTTAAAAAAGTTTTCGACGACTTTAATTTCAGTCAAGATCATCgccattttctaatttttttagaaatttataGTGTGTCGGGCGCTTTTGACTCTATAAGGACCCGAAATTGCAAGTCCACTATAGTTATAAGTAGCCTAGAGCATTTACAGAAATTACTTTTGACTCTCAAGTAGTAGCGGATATATTAAAATGtcgaatttttttataaggtGCGCCTGATATAATCCTTATAATGTTCACATGTAGTAAATAACTGTTGGACGTTTGTATAAATTACCGTTCATGtaattataagtaaaatttttgaattatgagaatttTTAGGTTgataattagaaaatatagCAGCAGTCGAATGTAAAAATGTTAAAATCCTCTATTGGATATATATACCCAACTAAataccttttatttttttaaataatccTCTGCAATTTAGGTCGACTTCCTAAATTTGTCGGAGTCTCTCTTTCCAATAGACATGCAAATATTACAAACAGCTTCTCTAGTCAACTAAATCGGCCtcaattttagtaatttttttcttcagaaTTCACATCTAGAGAAAATAGTGAACAagcaaaccaaaaaaaaaaaaagagagaaagaaattaaaatgaagATTGTTCTTTCTGTTTTATTAAAGATATTTTTCGAATCATATCAACTGTTAATATGACACTTTTAAACGACAGTTTCCTCactcttttcaattttctcaattagAAAAGTCATTCCTCAATAATTCCACGCTATTTGATGTTTTGTCCGTCAGTTTCTTTCATCGTCCTAATTATCCTTGAAATATTTTCATCTACGTGAGGATAGATTGAGTTACTCGACAGgttgaaattcaatttctttagCAGAAGTCCGACAGTCATAAATTGTCCACGTAGCTGTTTAGGATGGATTCATCATCAGTTGGGTTGTCCACCCATCGGCCAGTAATTGGATTTATCTGAATTTAGGTTTCTGAAACtagaaaaatcagaaaatggCATCATTGCAGAACGTATAAATGGGGCATCTAGCTAAGCTAGTAAATTCTGGGACTTTAATTGGTATAGTCTCCTTGAAGATGTTTTTGCAGTTTTGAAGCATAGCCATATCGATATCCCTGAATTAATAGTCAGCATTGCTGTTTGTTTAAGTTATGCGGTCTAAAATTCATAGAACTTTTGGTAATTGGGATAAAAGTTTATGTGGTCCAAATTTGGAAATGTGGACCTTCACTAGCCAGTAGATAACATTAATGTGTGGAATTGGAAGGAAGAATAGATTAGTCTCCTCATTTGACAAGTGAATGGGCCACACCCCACTGTGAGATGTCAAGCCTTTCAGTTATTACTCTCACGCTCTCTGAGCAATTTATCATCTTCGTCGGTCCTTACACACGAAAGGACGATATAATCAATAACATCGATCCACATAAGTTGCGTAAAATAGTTTTGAAGATCGATTTAATGACTTCTATAATTCACGCCCGCGTAATTTATGTAGGACTTATTATCGatcatttataattttctcgAAAATAAATTTCTGCTTTTGGAGTAAGTTCAACTCTTTAATTCAGAAAAATGTATCATTCATAATTCTATAAATAATAAGATGAAATAGTTTGAACATCAATGAGTTACATTTATATGTCAGTATCTTCTGTTAATATCTCAATAAAATCTCCAATACATCTCGAGTTTCATCTGGACTAGCTTAGAATCATTTGAGGCCCGATCAAGTAAACTCAAAACCAAACAAGACATGCACTTGACTTAAGAAATTCTTTTAGAAAATTCTTTTCCTGTCATCCTTTTTCCTGgaaatgtaaaagaaaaatatagtgAGTTAAAAAGCTCACTAAGTTTAACCAAAATAATCACCTTAGTTCGAAACTCCTCAACAAAAATCAAGAGAGATGACAAAGGAAAATGAACTAAATGGCTCAATTATCATCACCCGAATTGAGCATTATATGATTGACGATATTTGGCCTTTTCCACAGTTAGCCATGTGGTGCCAAAGAGTCATTGTTTGCAACAACATGTTTTAGAATTTACTGATAACACTTTCTGATTCCAGGAAATTTTTGTCGTCTCaacagaaattaaaaaaataaataaataaagtttcTTTAATGGATATGAATATGAGATCTGATTGATTTAGTTTACCAACTCCGAGGCACGTGATTATCCCGGCGCACGTCAACCTTAGACCCATCAAAGATGATTTGATGTTATTAAGCATCTGAGACGGCTTGTCATTCCTGGACTGGTCACTTCATGTGCGTCTGGTGGAccacttaaaaataaaactagcCCTCTAACTCGCGTATTGCGTGAGCATTTTCGATATCTcttatcaaaaatatttttttacttcattatataattagatcatgagttcaaatgaaataagttatttaaatgaaaTGATCTTCTTTGATTGATcaaactttttcattttttcttagcatatggcatatACAACCAAAAAAGGGATCTATTtttccgaaaaaaaaaaaggaaagaaagataaGGAAACATTCATAAATTAGTGCTATTTTTGACTTGATTTATCATTCAATATAtttcatgaatatatatattaaaattttaaaatcttttcaGCACTCATTAGGAGAATAATACAAGTTCGAATACTAGAAAGTGTACTTGTTAGGAGagaaataacttttaatactCAATCTTCCGAAATTATGAGAGTAATATCTCataaaattttagatgatATAAAAAACCTTTTATTGGAAGACCTATTAAAGTACAAACATTTACtcttattttcttgatttacgAAGTTAAGCTCAACTGTTAGAGTCTATCATGCGTGgattatttgaattattttttcgtaAGATTCTTTTAGAATATGCATGCATTTTGATATTcagtttatgtatttttatttgatttattttaacggatttggcatttcaattttttttatttcattaatttatttgatttgcTGATGTTGCTTTCTTGTAATTACTTCAACAAGAAACTATTTGAAGGTTTAAGTTATTatccaaaaaacaaaatataacaCAAAATTATGAGGGCGGTTATAATGGACAAAATGTGTTCATTACTTTGTATACGCATACATATATGTgcgtgtgagagagagagagagagagagtgtctATGTGAGCGATCATTCTTTCATCCTTTAATATAGTGAAAATATATCTGAAACACAAAATGCAACTTAAGACTTTAGGCacataaaatgataataaattagaATTGAACTATAGTTTAAGAATTTGATAATTGAAAAggtatatatgaaatatgcacctttttcgtatttttctatttcataTATCTCAGTTATTAATTCCCTATGAATGTTGTTGCTatttatatacaattaataTATGTAATCTATATTTAAGTATTCATATGAACACTCTTAAATTGAATCTTTTTTGATAGGTTTcttaattgaatattaatttaattattaatgctataattaattgttatttttagAAGTTTCTTAATTGAGTCTTAATTTATTCaatatctatataaacatTCTTaattgaatcttttttttgatAGTTTCTTAATTGAATCTTAATTTATCATTAATGCTATAATTAATtgctattttaatattatagtAGTCAATAAATGACAATTTATTGActgaatttatttctttttataaagCTATTTCACTCGTCTTTTAATGTaaagcatatatatagtaatgtCATTAACTAATTAGGTGAGGTAAAtaggttaattaaatttaattaaagtaTAAAAACCTAATCAATTCAAGATTACATATATGCGATACATTTCaaaatacataatttttttatgaataatcaaatctgaaaattaatatatgtgcAAATAAAGATAGATATAGTATAAATTGAATCAACAGTCACAGTAAACATAAATataatacatttttttatttctactATAGTGCTTGAACtcataaattgaaattatcaCTTAACACAACTAATAAAATTGGTGTCCTCGGCCCCTTCTTCTTGCTCGTCCACCCAGTGTTCTAGCCATCGTGCTTTGTTGGCACCCTATTAATCATATGTGATCATATAAGACCATGcatagattttttatttaataacaGAAAGAAACTAGTTATGTTCAAATGCTAAATAGACTTTACCTCCTTGATAATCCTGGACATTCCATGTCTTCACCCGATCCTGAGGAATGGGGAATTGGTACCTCCATTTGTATAGCTAGAATCACTGAAAAACGATTAACGATATCAAGTTTTAAGGTGATCATGCCTTATCATTCTTTTAATCAATAGAGATTATGATTCAACTCATTGGTACATAGACTTCTACAAGTATATCTAGTCAAATTAATCTTGGCGGCATTGTATCTTACCAAATTTTGATCACTCATACTCGAAAAAAGCAATCAAATTACTGAAACTCGATACAAAAATTCATGTAAAGACAATTTGTCGTTGAACTTGCGGTCGCGACCGCCTCCATTGCGTCCACCATCGTACTCGACGCCGCTGAGGTTGTAGCTGCTGCCATCACCCTCGCAGCAGCCCCTGTATCCGTCACCGCAGTCGCTAGGGGATTCGGCCTCATTGACAATGATGCTCCTGCCGTTGTGATTCTAGCCATTAATCCCCTTAATCGCATCCTTCATGGACCACTCGTTGATGAAGGTGATGAATCTGAAGCCATGGAACCTCTCGGTTAGATCTCCATTACTAATTAAAAGATGAAGATATGACATACCGTCTCTTTGAATCGAGGATCTCGCCATATGCACTAAAGGCCCGCTCAGGGGACTAGTCGTCGGTGGCCCAAGCAGGGCAGCCGACGAAGCACCAGTACTCAACATCAGTGAGGCCATGGCAACAACAACCAATAAGGTCCCGGTCTCACAATCGTTGATGACCTGCGGGTATAGATCGGAGGGATGAGCTTAGATCCGACGAatgaagataaaataaataaatgaatgaaattgTAGGTATTAATTCGATTAAATCTTCGTTACTAAAGAAAAGATGAAGATGGGACATACCGTCTCTTCGAATCGAGGATTTCACCATACGTACTAATGGCCCGCTCAGGGGACTGGTAGTCGGTGGCCCAAGCAAGGCAACTGACGAAGCATCGGTACTCAACATTAGTGAGGGCATGGCAACAACAACCAATAAGAAGGGAAATGCTTCGAACGGGAAGAAAAGAGTTTAACGATTTTTGCGGGAGGAAAGATGGCGGCTTTTATAAAGGGCGCAGGTGAAGAGACACTTAGTTAAAAAGCTAAAGAAATAGTCAAAATACTAATGTGACATGCTCTCATTTATCGAACGGATGACTCTCATTGTATAAATATGAGGAGACaactttaatatattatagataGATTATAAATAGATTGATCAAGTATGAAACCCTTTATCAGCACGTTATCACACGATCAATGGATTTACATTTATTAACTACGCAAATCGTGACATATGAAACGGATGCATAAAATATTCTTCGTGGATGCATTTTTTGGATGGTTAACCTTAGAACACAAACTTGTGTCTTCAACATGTGGGCCCGCAGGCCTAAAAAGGCCTCTTGTCCATTACCAGAAAATGGGCCTTGACGGATGCTTTGCCGTGGGAATTTGCCATCAGGGCATCGACCGAActcatattttcaatttagttaatctttttctctttctttactATTTGATCcgatcatcattttttttttcctttttctttaattttattttaaaattcttctataattctctcttttttttcaataattctcTCTTATTTAATTCCCCTTCAACTtgacttgttttgttttgttcgtTTTACACCTTTTTCAACACATTACATTTATAAACAAAAGATTGAAGGAAATGAATCGAGCCAACAAGAAAATATGCGTGAAAATTATGAAGtatggaaaatatatatgaagtatgaaaatggaaatttttttgGGAAACACAAACAGATTCTAGGGCCAGATAGTAAACAAAGCAAAATGTTATGGATCGAATAACAAAAGTAAATATATGGGTATTGCATCGATCGTGAAATGACGTTACAGGAATGAAATTCGCGGGAGTAAACCATTAAAATGAGGCGGGGAAAGCTGAAAAGACCCgatctttaaaaaaagaagaagaaggagatgtaaatgattaaaataaaaataaaataattcagcGGACCAcacttagaaaaaaaataaatccaaaaaggaaaaaaagcaaatattaataattcCAAATAAGAGGACAAAAATATACGATAGTAGactataataaataattctttttgGTAACACCATgagtaattttcattttctaataTTAATTCTCATTTAAACGTCTTAATTCTTCAAGTCGATTATCCTATTTAAATTCACAAACTTCCGATGAAAATGGATCGAGAGCGATGGAAGGAAGGTGTTTCATTTATAAAAAGGAGAAACATGGGAATATTAGATGGACAAAGCTAAAGAAAGAGCACAACACATGACGAAAGACATTTCCACACAACGTACTTAGGCAACTCCCAAACACCTAAGAACACAAAAACGTACACATAAATataaccccaaaaaaaaagaaaaaatcacaTAAACGTACTGTCATAGTCAAAACGAAAAGACCATTGTACGCAGTAAGATATTATTAAACTCTTCAAGGACACGGCAAAGCCCCACCGCCGGCACCTCCTCCGACGCCGCCACCAACGCCGCCGCCGAGGCCACCAACTCCGCCACCGAGGCCACCAGCTCCGCCACCGAGGCCACCAGCTCCGCCACCGAGGCCACCAGCTCCGCCACCGAGGCCACCAGCTCCGCCACCGAGGCCACCTACACCACCCCCAAGCCCGCTACCACCCCCGAGGCCGCCCAGTCCACCAACTCCTCCACCAACACCGCCCAGGCCGCCAGCCCCACCGAGGCCCGTGGCACCGCCGATCCCTGCACCGCCACCTACAGTGCCGCCCAGTCCCGTGATTCCACCTAGACCTCCAACTCCACCGTACACACCATTCCCACCGACTCCCCCAAGCCCCCCGACTCCACCACCCACGACAAAGTTCTTCTGGTCGTCGAGGCCGGTCCCGGCCTTAGGGGCTTTCCCGGCCTTAGGGACGTTCCTAGCCGTGGTTCGGGCAACCACTAAAGCTAGGGCAAGAACAAGCAACAAAGAGCCCTTCATATTTTCGCTCACTCTTACACTCACACACActactctctttctctcaagTTGTGGTCAATCAATCAACTTGGATTTGCATGAAATGAGTGTATGGGGCGTACGAGTTCTTCTCTGGCTTTTATAGGCAAAGAATGGGACGGTGGGAGGCAGTTGACGTGAATAAATGACAATTTAAATGCGAATATGGTCATTAGGGATTTGGGTGCTTAGTTACTAACTAAGACAAGAGTTTATGATCCAAATCGAAATTAATAAGAAGCTTTTGGTCCAAGTTGTTGTCGTTAAAGCATGCTTGAGGGATTATTTGAAACATAAAACCATAAGTATGTTTGTCAGAGTCCAGTTGTTGCCTAGCTAGTGTGAAGTTCACAGAAATTAGGGTTTCGTGGCCTGTGAGTTGCCTGTAAGACGTGTCAGAACTGGGACGTACACTGCATGGGGGAAAATGTTGAAATATAGTAGCTAGGTGTAAATTAATTTCTACTGGAAGCTGGAGTTTCCTAAGTTATTGTGGTTTGACGATggtagaaaaagaaagaagaataaCTTGTGTTTATATTATGTAGATGAAGTTCAATTTGaagataattatataattatattatattatagtaaACAATGAAACCTCCTCTATTGAATGGAGGAGGCGAGTGGGTGGGTTTTTCCCACCCGCTCCCCCCCCCctcctttcctttttattttattaaatttaattatacataTCTCTTTTTTCGGGTGTGTACTACTGGTTATTCTGAAGTTTGCTAAGTCTAATTAATCTATATTCAAGCGAGATCGACccactaaaaaataaatcttttCGAAAGCGTAAGTTTTTCTTCAATCACAAAACTTGCACCCAATACCACACCTAAGGATAACAAGCACCAACTCACTTAAAACCAACGTGATCAATCAATGTCGATAAAAAGTCTATTTCTATTTGTCACCAATTTTTCGGTTAAACAATTAGTCACCAATTTAAATAGTCATTTTTTATTTGCCATTTTTCAGTGTGtttaatatttgaaagtcCACTAGCTAATTAATATAGGTTAAAGTGAGCATTCCGATTGTGAATATTCTCCAATCACAAAACTTACACTCGAGGGTGTACGTGCCATGCatggaaatataaaaaatattattaaagaataatatatcataataataatttctaaaaaataataacaattgaTTCCCCATAGATAAAATTGTAatgatattttataataagtaaaattaagtttttatgtttatagaaagaaaagtgGCTCAATAAGAGTTTCACTTCAagcatttttttccattttcttacCGAAATATGTATTCTACGCTAATGTGGGTGTTAAAAGAGGAGGAATTTCTTATTGTtttggaaattaattaattaaattgattatatAGGTAGTTTCTTGAGAAATCATAAggttttttaatataatgaagtttttttggtaattcaTTCAATACTTTCTAATAGTAGCAGATGTTTGAAAGAACTTAGAATACCATATAATTTTCGGTGTATACcctaattatataataagtcCTGATATGATATGGTTTTCTTATTAAAAGTAttagataaattatttttatatatttcaatatcctAACAAATATTGATTGAGAAAATAACgtaataaaatagaatatagttgtataaatattataaataaacttTAGACAAAGCATAAAGAGATCATATACATACTTTTTGAAGTACAAGTAATATTTCCCTTTATACATATAACAAGACCCATAAACATTCTAAATCTATTGTTTTAAGAaagggaaaagtacaaaaactcTCATTATGATTTGGAGTAGGGACAAATtgcattttgtatttttattaggGACAATTAGTCCCATGTGGTGTACTCCGTTAGATATAATGGGGTTACGgagttaattattttttcattttcaatcctTAATTTTTAGCCTTTTTaatcattgtgattctaaatctttttcttttattattcatatcctaaacttttcattttgtttctttttagttttataaagaaaatcaaaaggaaATGAGGGGTCAGGGCCGCCAATCAGCGATCccaacccctccaccgagATCACCGACACCCATGAAGGACGTCGGCGAACTCGGTGGAGGGTCGGGATCGCCAATTGGCCTCCCCAATCTCGAATCGACCGGGAACTTCGAGTCGGAGGTCTCCGGTAGATTCGGGGTTACCCCTCCTTtcttttcgattttctttataggactaaaatgaaataaaatgaaatttttaggatatgaatgataaaaaaaagatttagaaccaaaatgattaaaatattaaatattgagaacagaaaatgaaaaaaaattaacgccgtAACCCCTTATGTCTAACGAAGTACACTACAGGTGGGCTAATTATCCCTAACAAAAATGCATGATGCAATTTGTCTCGACTCCAAACCgggatttttatatttttttctttacgatattataatcatatatatatatatatatatataagcaggTACTACAAACAATAATTTCTTTGTATTTCATCTATCTAATATATTATACTAGGGAACTTTTATACCACGTCGAAGCGTGGACCCGTATCCCTAGTTTAATGTTAAACCTTTAGAAAACATTTCTAGACAGTGACCTACAGGTTTTCACGTTTCCCAAAGGGAACTAAAGTTTTCTGTCAATTATTACCCATTGGTGAGCTGTGCTTGTGCAGGTGGAAGTTAATAAATAGCATTTTCACTAACTGgatatttggcagtctttttctttctctaaaaTCGAGTAGTAAGAAAAAAGAGTTTTGGTGCGTATCGATATTCGccatttaattcaatacaAATTCAGGTTTAATTTTCATCGATGAACCTCTTAgatacttttttctctttgtctaTGCGAACGTTGGAAAGTCCCGTATTCTTGTAACTCAATGATATGTTTTGCAGCCAATtaaatcttttaattaatgggtttaatttttctcaaataCATTTATATTCAGGCCGATTACTCAATAGACACAGCTGCGCAATTGTACATTGATACgttacacatacatatatacataaagaTGGATGGATAGGATTTGTATTTAGGAGGGGCGTGCTCCTTGAGGGGCAAATAATATAGTAATGGATTTCTGATTTAGGGGGAgcaaatataagaaattttcaGATGTGTACATGCTTTGCTTCCAAATGCTTTGTATTTTCAGAAATCTTGAACAGTAGCATGTATGGttctttgaaatattttcttcttttaaacGATTAAAAATGCTTATTCAGGAATATACACAAAACACAGTCTCGCATGAAACTAGGCTCACCATTCAACAATCCTCACTAACAAGATTTTCTGTgcgattttattatatatatatatatattagttattaggtCCAAAATCTTTCTTATAATCgaaagtgtatatatatatatatatatatttgataaagcATTTCAAAAGatgcatatgtatatgtatattatatatgtgtatatggAAAATCCAATTAGTGAAGAAATCATTgatcaataaaatattatcgcTCTATCATCTATGGACAGTCCATATGCATGGACTGGTCCATCAAGCATGTGACTGAATTTCCAGATGAATCGAGGAGTGCCTGTCCTATACTGCGAATCATTTGGGGAATTATTAGTTGCCAGTGTCATGTAAAAATATAAGGCATCTTCCCTGCATCTTTGGCGTCATACTCATGGGACTTGATTAACAAGTTATGTACATTGTCGATAGGAAACAGCTTGAGACGAGATGGATTCGTCAGTTGATCTTCAAGCTCTAGCTAGGAAAATGATGGGATGCTTATGTTCTTCAAATATCACACGCCTCTAGTCGGAGCTGCTCGAGTTTTTCTTGCATGCAGCCGTTGGGTCATGTTAAGACGCATTTTCACAGAGGATAGTATGCTCGGAATGCACATAAGTTGGGTAAGCGTGCTTTTGGCTCTTTTTGGTCGTGGAGGATAATGAATAACAAACTGTATTCCATATCCTTAATTATGTTGTTATTGTCTCTCGCATGCATGTACTATATTTAGATTACATAATCTTACTTAAAATTATCGAATTAGTCATTCTGCATGGGCCGAACAACACTTGTACATAACGTATCGCCGAATCACGAGATATCATTTACACTTTTAGGGACCACTAATAAACGCTAAGAATACATAATAATAACCGAATTATAGAGCACCTTCTTCCTTTAGTGCCAATCCTGTATATATCATGCatggaagaaatatatacCTCTTGGGGATGTTACatatatctcatcataaattGCAAAACATTAGGTGGCGGACGAAATAATGGAGGGGAACAAGATATACGTGAAAGGAGACTCAATTATACATGACATATTAATTCcactataataataaaataaatgaggCGACCCACCTTTGGGTTTGGTTGGGCAGAGCAGTGCAGTGCATGAGGAATTTACTGCGAGATGTCAGCTCTTATTCAATGAGCTGTGAGAAAATAGACCGATCAAATTAATCATCGTCCCTCCCTCTTCTAGTCTTCAACGTTGCCCTAGATCCGAGTTCTCCTTATGTATGTAAAGTACTACAGCTCATCTATACCATGTGTGTCCTCTTGTGTATATCTAACTAAGTGTGTCCGTAAATTGGTTTAACCCTTTAAACAAAGTTTGCGATTTGAgtcatgcaaaaaaaaaaaaaaatttgcaattGAAAGAACTTAATGAACGGGCTTGAAGTTGAACTAGTCATCAACCATTGCGCTTTAAGTTTTCAGTTGGCGcgcaaaaagggaaaaaaagaaaaaaagaaaaggaaaaattagaGTGCCCTAAAAAAAGATGACCCTGTGAATCGggtcaaattaatttttatcattattatacCTAAGGGGAGTTTTATTATGGGAAACTGTAAGGGAGtcaaatttatggttttttttccGCTCACAAAGAGATTTATaagtctaatataataaaataaaaatcttaaatatctaGTAAATGACATGAATAATCTCACGGCGAGAATTAAATCAAGCAATCTTTTGGTTAATAAGTGAAAATAAGTGTTACTACGCTGCACTCTCCTTCAAATTGGTGCTTCTTAGGGTGTGTTGAAACATAATTAAGCTATGCATCAAACTCTTTCTCAATCTATGACTTTGCTTCTCGTCTGACATCTGTTACGTGCCC
Above is a window of Punica granatum isolate Tunisia-2019 chromosome 7, ASM765513v2, whole genome shotgun sequence DNA encoding:
- the LOC116213182 gene encoding glycine-rich protein 5-like, encoding MKGSLLLVLALALVVARTTARNVPKAGKAPKAGTGLDDQKNFVVGGGVGGLGGVGGNGVYGGVGGLGGITGLGGTVGGGAGIGGATGLGGAGGLGGVGGGVGGLGGLGGGSGLGGGVGGLGGGAGGLGGGAGGLGGGAGGLGGGAGGLGGGVGGLGGGVGGGVGGGAGGGALPCP